From Coffea arabica cultivar ET-39 chromosome 9c, Coffea Arabica ET-39 HiFi, whole genome shotgun sequence, one genomic window encodes:
- the LOC140013997 gene encoding dynamin-related protein 4C-like: protein MLFLKKSPKNSFELSMIKDLVQAVQEETLAPIVSSYNERIRPLLDCIDRLRNLKVMQEGIQLPTIVVVGDQSSGKSSVLESLAGISLPRGQGICTRVPLIMRLQSHPSPKPEVSLEFNGRVVPTDEDHIAQAISVATDEIAGRSKGISNVPLTLIVKKNGVPDLTMVDLPGITRVPVHGQPEDIYEQISAIIMEYIKPEESIILNVLSATVDFSTCESIRMSQKVDKMGERTLAVVTKADKSPEGLLEKVTADDVNIELGYVCVRNRIGDESYEEARAVEATLFETHPLLSKIHKSMVGIPVLAQKLVQIQATIISKCLPDIVRKINDKLTASVAELNKLPQQLHSVPEAVTAFMRIISSAKESLRKIFIRGEFDEYPDEKEMHCTARLAEMLSDYYGDLQFISIKVEQKQKFLEEEISILEEAKGISLPNFLHRTAFLTSLQKMVKAISATPAGFVNKFWEYLQGVLVSVLMKHSDNYPQLQSSISRAAQSLVSKKREQSVDWVLQIIEMEKLTDYTCNPEYAATWHDLMRSQDRFMIIMNDCTKSTTLEIDGIGEVEVGHLRNHLVVAQQAFDLKMRMTAYWKIVLRRLVDSMALHLLFSIQNLVNKDMETEMVNELMGTHRGALERMLEESPSIAGKRYRLNASIKLLRESKEIVAEIMDKIAAYAD, encoded by the coding sequence ATGTTGTTTCTGAAGAAATCACCAAAGAACTCGTTCGAGCTGTCCATGATCAAAGACCTCGTTCAAGCTGTTCAAGAAGAAACGCTAGCCCCCATCGTATCATCCTACAATGAACGCATTAGGCCATTGCTGGACTGCATAGACAGGCTACGAAACCTTAAAGTCATGCAAGAAGGAATCCAGCTTCCAACAATTGTTGTTGTTGGAGATCAATCTTCAGGAAAGTCTAGCGTTCTAGAGTCACTGGCTGGCATTAGCCTACCTAGAGGGCAAGGGATCTGCACAAGGGTTCCCTTGATTATGAGGCTGCAAAGTCATCCCAGTCCCAAGCCAGAGGTGAGCTTGGAGTTTAACGGAAGAGTTGTTCCAACCGATGAGGACCATATTGCTCAGGCCATCAGCGTTGCAACTGATGAGATTGCTGGCAGAAGCAAGGGAATATCAAATGTTCCCCTGACTTTGATTGTTAAGAAGAATGGGGTCCCTGATCTTACTATGGTGGATTTACCTGGGATTACTAGAGTTCCAGTTCACGGGCAGCCTGAAGACATCTATGAGCAAATATCAGCAATCATTATGGAGTATATTAAACCAGAAGAAAGCATAATACTCAATGTTTTATCAGCTACTGTTGATTTTTCTACTTGTGAATCAATTCGGATGTCCCAAAAAGTTGACAAAATGGGTGAAAGAACTCTGGCAGTTGTCACCAAGGCAGACAAATCCCCTGAAGGCTTGCTCGAGAAGGTAACGGCTGATGATGTGAATATTGAACTTGGATACGTCTGTGTGAGAAATCGAATTGGAGATGAATCATACGAGGAAGCTCGAGCTGTAGAAGCTACGCTTTTTGAAACACATCCGTTGCTGTCCAAGATCCACAAGTCTATGGTTGGCATTCCTGTTTTAGCCCAGAAACTGGTGCAAATTCAGGCaactataatttcaaaatgctTGCCAGATATTGTGAGAAAGATCAATGACAAGCTAACTGCAAGTGTTGCAGAGCTGAACAAGTTGCCACAACAGTTGCACTCAGTTCCTGAAGCAGTCACTGCTTTTATGCGTATCATATCTTCAGCCAAAGAGTCACTGAGAAAAATATTTATCAGAGGGGAATTCGATGAGTATccagatgaaaaagaaatgcattGTACTGCTAGACTGGCAGAGATGCTGAGCGATTACTATGGGGATTTGCAGTTCATCTCTATCAAAGTTGAACAAAAGCAGAAGTTCTTGGAGGAAGAGATTAGCATCCTGGAGGAAGCTAAAGGTATAAGCTTACCTAATTTCCTTCATCGCACAGCTTTTCTCACTTCACTACAAAAAATGGTCAAGGCCATTTCCGCTACACCAGCAGGATTTGTGAACAAGTTTTGGGAGTATTTACAAGGGGTGTTAGTTTCTGTCTTGATGAAGCACTCTGACAACTATCCACAACTTCAATCTTCAATAAGTAGAGCTGCCCAAAGTCTTGTTTCCAAGAAAAGGGAGCAGTCAGTTGATTGGGTATTGCAGATTATCGAAATGGAAAAACTCACTGATTATACTTGCAATCCTGAGTACGCTGCAACCTGGCATGATCTGATGAGAAGCCAGGACAGGTTCATGATCATTATGAATGATTGTACGAAATCAACAACTCTAGAGATTGATGGAATTGGTGAGGTTGAAGTCGGGCATCTGAGAAATCATCTGGTCGTTGCACAACAAGCTTTTGATCTGAAAATGAGGATGACTGCTTATTGGAAGATTGTCCTGAGGAGGTTGGTTGATAGCATGGCTTTGCATTTACTCTTCAGCATCCAAAATCTGGTGAACAAAGACATGGAAACCGAAATGGTGAATGAGTTAATGGGAACTCACAGGGGTGCATTGGAACGGATGCTGGAGGAATCTCCATCTATTGCTGGTAAACGTTACAGATTGAATGCAAGCATCAAGTTGCTGAGGGAGTCTAAAGAGATTGTTGCAGAGATAATGGACAAAATTGCTGCTTATGCTGATTGA